The following nucleotide sequence is from Pasteurella multocida.
AATGAACTGCTCTTTTAAGCGTTCTGGATCAATAAATCCCTCTAGATAGGCAATAAAACGTCCATTGGTTTCTGCTGATAAACTCGGTTTAGCCGACAGGGAAATCAGCGGTAAACTCAAAATTTCTAACTTCATTTGCCCCTGTAATGCGGTGGCAGATAAGATTTTCCCACCCAAACGTGCTTGTTTACATTGGCAAGCATAATCTTCTACCACTAATTTATCGAGAGAGAGCAAACTAACGCCCTCACGCTCAAGCCCTTTTGGAGCAGTAATACACCCCGTTAAAAACAATGTGATCAAAAGTGCGGTCAGTTTTCTCATACTTTCCTCCTTAAACAGGTTGGAAAACGGTAGATTTATTCGCGTCCTGGGAGTTTCTTCCACGTGACTTCATTACGTAAATAAACAGGTTCAATCGCTAACGCATTAATAGTTTGCTGTTGTTGCCATTTGAGTAATGCGGGTGCAAGCATATATTGAGCAGAAGGAAGCAGAATGTCTGTTGTTTGCCCTGCGAATAACGTGGCAAGCTGAGGATACGCTGACCAGCCCGTCCCCACCGTCGTCCAATCTCCAGTTAACCCAGCAAGTTCAGTTATCAAACATTCAGGGTTCACCACCTTTTCTTGCCCAATAACTTGCCAATCAATCAACGTGTCTGTCCCCACTTGCTTCGCTTGTGCGATCAATTGTGAAAAATAGACTTCATTCATCCGTGCATCAATGGCAGCTAGCACGTGTTCAGCGCCGACTTGTTCATAAGCTGCTTGTGCCATCATGGTGAGATTCGAGATAGGAATCACCGGTAAATCCGCTCCTAACGCTAAGCCTTGAGCAATGCCGGCACCCACTCGCACGCCAGTAAAACTGCCGGGGCCCCGTCCAAAAGCCAGCGCATCCACTTGCTTTAATGAAAGACCTGACTGGCATAAAATTTCATCGATCATCGGTAAAATACGTTGTGTATGAGTACGTTGTGCCAGTTCATCTAAATAGGTTCTTTCACCTTTATACAGTAACGCTACAGAACAAGCTTCTGTCGAGGTATCTAAAGCTAATAAAGTTAAATTATGCATTCTTGTTATCCATTTTCGCTCTTTGTTAGAAATTGTATCACTTTGTTCATATCTCGGGTACGTTTAGCATTAGGTAAGCTTTTCAGAAAAGTCGCACCATAACTCCGCATGACTAAACGACTATCACAAATAATCACCACACCGCGATCCGTCACATCACGAATTAAACGCCCTACCCCTTGCTTTAAAGTAATCACAGCTTCTGGGATCTGGATATCCTGAAAAGGATCACCACCTTGTAAACGACAATCTTCGATACGGGCTTTGAGGAGAGGTTCGTCTGGTGCAGTAAACGGCAATTTATCAATAATTACTAAAGAAAGTGCGTCGCCTCGCACATCAATCCCTTCCCAGAAGCTTGAAGTAGCAACCAACACCGCTTCTTGTAAAGCAATAAATTGATCTAATAATTTGGTTTTTGAAGTTTCCCCTTGTAATAAAATTCGTAATTCACTCTGTTCACGAAAATACGCTGCTAAGCCACGCATCATGACATACGAGGTACAAAGCACAAAACAACGCCCTTTATTCGCTTCAATTACGGGCAACAGCATCGCACCTAATTGCGTGAGGGTATGTTGTTGATTACTGTTCGGTAAATAGCGGGGGACGCATAACAGCGCTTGTTCAGGATAGTTAAAAGGACTTGGTAGAATTTTCTGCATCGCATTTGTAATACCTAAACGTTGGCAAAAATGGGCAAAATCACCACCGACTTCTAATGTAGCGGAAGTAAAAATCCACGTACTTTCACGCTTTTGCATTTCTTCGCCAAATTTATCTGCCACCGTCAAAGGCGTAATATGTAAACCAAATTGGCGTCCCATGGCTTCATACCAATAACAATAGCCTGTAATGTTGGTCTCTGCTAAGCGGGCAAGCTGAATTTTTATGGCTTCTAAACGCTCAAAAATGCTGTCTAAGGTTTGTGAACGCCCTAGCGCTAACTTCACCACCTGCGACATAAAGGCGATCTTTTCTTGCAAATTTTCAAAGCCTTTTCTCACTGCATTTTGAGCCAACCGTTCACGCCAATTACCTCGTGTATTTCCTTCACCTAGCAATAAACGAAAATCTTGGATCGTTTTCAGTAAATTATCAGACGCGGTGCCAAGTTGTGCCATATCTTTGATTTCGGTGCGATACACAATATGAATATCTTTACACAAATCAAACAGCTGACGTGCTGTTAAGGATTGACCAAAATATTGGCTCGCAATATCTGGTAATTGATGTGCTTCATCAAAAATAATCACATCGGCTTGCGGAATAAGTTCTCCAAACCCGGTTTCTTTCACGGCGATATCGGCAAAGAACAAATGGTGATTAACAACCACTAAATCTGCATTTAACGCCCGTTTACGTGCGGATGCCACATAGCAATCATTATAATGCGGACAATCCGTGCCTAAACAACTGTCGGCTGTACTGGTTAATTGCGCTAAAATCGGGCTGTCTTCTGCCAATTCCACGCATTCACTTAAATCCCCTGTTTTAGTCGCATTATTCCATTTACGTACTTTTGATAAATCCACAAGCACGGAACGATCGCCTAATACCCCCTGCGCAATCACTTGATCCAATCGCTCTAGGCATAAATAATTTGCACGTCCTTTTAATAACGCAATTTTTCCGCTGTAATTAAGGGCTTTTTTTATCGCCGGCAAATCACGTTTAAACAATTGATCCTGTAAATTCTTAGACCCCGTTGACACAATGGTTTTCTTTTTCGCTAATAAAGCAGGCGCTAGATAGGCAAAGGTTTTTCCCGTTCCTGTCCCTGCTTCGACAACCAGTGCTTGTTTATCCTGAATCGCGCTGGCTACCGCTGTCGCCATCTCTCGCTGCTCTGCGCGAGGACGAAAACCTGCAATACTTTGACTTAACGCGCCTTGTTCGGAAAAGACCTTGATTATTTGTTCAATATTCGCCATTATTTTCAGAATCAATTACAAAATTGTGGCATAGTGTACCAGATTTTCCCTTGCCACTAAATAACACACTGAATAAAAAAACAGTATAAAGAGGGCTTATGTATCACGCTATTCAACCGATAATTTTGCAACAGATTTGTCCTGAACTCCGTTTAGTGAAATACAATGCAATTCCAGCCATTAGCTTGCAACATGACATTGGTAGCGCGGTGATTGCCTTACAAGGTGCTCAGCTTCTCAGTTGGCAACCGAAAGGCAGTGCACACGATGTGCTATGGCTAAGCGAAATTGAACCTTTCCAATTAGGCAAGGCCATTCGTGGCGGGATTCCACTTTGCTACCCATGGTTTGGACCAGTGAAAACACCTTCTCATGGCACCGCACGTATCCGTTTATGGCACTTAATCGACTATGCTATTTCAACTGATAAAGTGCGGTTAGTTTTTGGTTTA
It contains:
- a CDS encoding ATP-dependent DNA helicase produces the protein MANIEQIIKVFSEQGALSQSIAGFRPRAEQREMATAVASAIQDKQALVVEAGTGTGKTFAYLAPALLAKKKTIVSTGSKNLQDQLFKRDLPAIKKALNYSGKIALLKGRANYLCLERLDQVIAQGVLGDRSVLVDLSKVRKWNNATKTGDLSECVELAEDSPILAQLTSTADSCLGTDCPHYNDCYVASARKRALNADLVVVNHHLFFADIAVKETGFGELIPQADVIIFDEAHQLPDIASQYFGQSLTARQLFDLCKDIHIVYRTEIKDMAQLGTASDNLLKTIQDFRLLLGEGNTRGNWRERLAQNAVRKGFENLQEKIAFMSQVVKLALGRSQTLDSIFERLEAIKIQLARLAETNITGYCYWYEAMGRQFGLHITPLTVADKFGEEMQKRESTWIFTSATLEVGGDFAHFCQRLGITNAMQKILPSPFNYPEQALLCVPRYLPNSNQQHTLTQLGAMLLPVIEANKGRCFVLCTSYVMMRGLAAYFREQSELRILLQGETSKTKLLDQFIALQEAVLVATSSFWEGIDVRGDALSLVIIDKLPFTAPDEPLLKARIEDCRLQGGDPFQDIQIPEAVITLKQGVGRLIRDVTDRGVVIICDSRLVMRSYGATFLKSLPNAKRTRDMNKVIQFLTKSENG
- the tsaB gene encoding tRNA (adenosine(37)-N6)-threonylcarbamoyltransferase complex dimerization subunit type 1 TsaB, producing the protein MHNLTLLALDTSTEACSVALLYKGERTYLDELAQRTHTQRILPMIDEILCQSGLSLKQVDALAFGRGPGSFTGVRVGAGIAQGLALGADLPVIPISNLTMMAQAAYEQVGAEHVLAAIDARMNEVYFSQLIAQAKQVGTDTLIDWQVIGQEKVVNPECLITELAGLTGDWTTVGTGWSAYPQLATLFAGQTTDILLPSAQYMLAPALLKWQQQQTINALAIEPVYLRNEVTWKKLPGRE
- a CDS encoding Slp family lipoprotein, whose translation is MRKLTALLITLFLTGCITAPKGLEREGVSLLSLDKLVVEDYACQCKQARLGGKILSATALQGQMKLEILSLPLISLSAKPSLSAETNGRFIAYLEGFIDPERLKEQFITVKGTLKKPETGKIDQVDYHYPVIQVTHYKLWQLVPDYYYEPEDLADWRESRRMGWGPFWRPEPRLRYVLQ